Below is a genomic region from Enoplosus armatus isolate fEnoArm2 chromosome 10, fEnoArm2.hap1, whole genome shotgun sequence.
GCTCCCATACCGCCCCTCGAATTGTCCAGTGTGGGCAAGACAGCCGCTACAATACCACTTCCATGAGGTGAGGACTCTGCAAGGGCGCCTGCAGGAAACCCAGTATTATCTCcagcaggaaaaagaaatgaaaatgaaggcCGACCACAGCAGGGACATCGCGTTGAACAAGCTCCGGGAATCAGAGACGACACTGGCGAAGGAGTTAAGCTTGAGAGTCAGGCATGAGAAGGAGGTAGAGAGGCTCAAAGAAGACCTATATAAATTGAGTCTGTCCTACGAAGTGCCACAAGCTGAGTCCCAGGGCGAGCCAGCTACCACTGACCAACGCAAAGACGATCAGTCTAATGTCCACATAAGATTCAGGCTTCAGTTTAAGGATAGAGTCCTGAAGGACCTGAAGCTGGTCGAGAGGCTGGAAGGTGAAAAAGAAGCCCTTgagcaggagatggaggagatgaggcagaaagaggcctgcagagaggaggcgACTTCTGAGCAGTTGGAGGACCTAAAGAGGCAGCTGCAGGAGATGACCAGCTCCAACCTTGAGCTGGCCTCCAAATGGAGAGCGCAGGAAGAGGCCAATCAGGCGCTGGAGAAAAAGGTGGAGGCTCTCACGAATGAGATGAACACCCAAATGTGCCAGCTGATCCGCCTGAAGGAGCCCGCCGCGGTCACCCAAGAGGTCGCCGCTCCGGAAAAGGTCCAGGACGCAGAGAAGAAGCCGTCCATGTGGAGGCGGTTCAAGAAGTCCGTCACTCCGAAACACCGCCGCAAATACAAGAGGCAGGCGAAGGAGAAGCAGGACCGcgagtgagacagaaacacacacatgcgctcacACACAGGCCGCAACAGGCCATAGGCCAACAGGCCAACAGGCCACAGGGCAACAGGCCAACAGGCCATAGGGCAACAGGCCACAGGGCAACAGGCCAACAGGCCATAGGCCAACAGGCCACAGGGCAACAGGCCAACAGGCCATAGGGCAGCGCAGAGGTTCAGTGTTAGTCCTGACGGACAGAGGCGACttggtttctgtctgtcaggaatttgcatgtcctctctgtgtctgtgtgggtttaCCCCGGGTactccggtttcctcccacactcgcacacaaaacaaactgccaCCTAACCCTAAACtgcattaataacaataattagaagtaaaaacttaaaataaaaattaaataaattctATAAATATACATACGTCCTGTACACTTGTATTTCTGTAGACCAAGTATTCTTCACACTGTTGTCTTACCAAAATGAGAGTATTATACTTCgatataattaaaaaaaatactgtgttAGCTGAGTAGATATCAACTGATTTAACCGAGAGGGGGAAATGGTTCAtgttccttcacacacacaaattgcaCCCCCAGACTTTCacttagcttgcttgctaacatgGACGGATCGCTggctagctaacgtagcaagatgctgtcttgagtggatagcatcagctaattcatccagactcccggGGCTAATCTGGTTTATAATGTGGCTCGCTTGCCATTTGCGAATCCCTTTATCACCATGCagtagctaagttacagctaggCTGGCTGGCTAACATTGGCTTGCTCGCTAACAATATGGCCAGCAAAATGCTACCTGATGATAACTGAGCCGTGATGCTAACTGATGTGTTATGACAAACGGCGCTGATTCTAGGCAATAATAAATTATGTAGCGgtacaaagcaaatgtgtgttAACTTTATAggggtattttttttatatatataaagatttTTCTCGTAGAAGAACATATGTTGTGAACACTTTCAGCACCTGACAAAATACGTCAGTAAATATCACACGTGAATGTTGgagcttttacgtgtcttaaaaaaggcggctGCTAACGAGCGGCTAAACGTTAGCTTTCTACTTctgctgattccatttacgcttcaaaaatcataaaagtggtgttcattagcgaagattatctcgctgaacaaaacgtgtgagtatcatgAACTTTTGTGCGTGAGATCCCAAAACCCATTCGttccaaaatacaaaacacagtgtcctaatttttaataatttattcttaaattatcaacacaaagtcaaaaatataaacacataataacaATGTTCTAATGAGGTCTCAGGCCAAGTTCTCGCTGACCAACCTATGGATCCGTCATCTACAGGGACAGCCCAACATTTGTGTCCTCAGGGTGTGTCACTTGTCCCTGAATGGCATGCAGTGGActcttgttttaaaaaggagCGTGTCCCTCTGTGGCTGGTCATGAAGAAGGTTGttccatacccccccccccccaagtctgTAAGTCTGCGTACTCCTCTGCATTGTATGGCCATGTAAAATGTCACCTGGTACAATCCTCTGATCATTTAATTTTGACTTGTAGAGCGTCTATAAGTTCCACAATCTCTGCAAAGTAGCTGTTCTCATCTCCTAGGATCATTTCTGACTGGACCATTTCCTGGTACTGGTCTctcagagagagcagagagcccAGCAGAGAGCTGTCCGAGCGGTACTGATCCAAACACACGGGAGCCATGGCCAACAACGCCCGCAGAGCCTGAAAGAAAGATGACGCAAAATGTAGATATTAATTTAGATTTTAGGACGAGTATGTTTCACACACATCTACATCGCACCAAAGTCAGTCCACCTTCTCTCTGTAGTCATGCTCGGTGGACTCAAGCAGCTGCGGGACCAGGCTGCACCACCCCTTCTCCAGCAGCACCCCCTGCAGGGACACCTTGGAGTACTGACGCACCCGCTCCGCGTGGGAGGCATCCAGCACGGGGTCCAGACCTGTCTGAGAGATCAACTCCTAGTGGAGCAGGAGAGACCAGCATCAGCATCATCTAAGAAGTCATATTCTGCATCCCTTACAGTCCGAGCCAAAAAAGGAGCCCTGGGTGATATCTTACCTCCTAGATGAACTTACAtgtaatttaatataatataatgtgttgTACCTTCTCGCTGATCATGTCATATAACATGGTGACAATGCGTGTACGCAGaactcctcctccatctgcccTGAACAGCTCCGACAGGACCTGCAGCCCTCcgtgtgacaggaagtgacgcTGTGCGTAGGGAAAGTGACGCAAGAGGGAGGCCACTGCGAACAGAACCTGGCAGGGAGGACAGCAACACACAGGAAAACGTCACagctgaactgtgtgtgtgtgtgtgtgtgtgtgtgtgtgtgtgtgtgtgtgtgtgtgttgtagtgcgGGTCTGTGTCAACTACCTTCTTTTTGACTCTGAGTGGCTGCGCAGTGGCCAGGGTGGTTAAGAGCATCTGCAGAGCACCGCTCTCCACAGCCTTCACCTGAACCACTGGGTTACTGCAGGGCAGAAGCACAGCTGTTAGAGAGCTGACATGATAatacagactgtatataaagatggccgacgcgtctccacttaCACCCACTGTACAAAtatgaagccaaaatatttttttatagcatcaaatcaTCGCTACTTAAAACCAAACTTCTCAGAGaaacgaacacttgaacaaacatcagcgtgataagaacttcctaaaatgacagaaaccatcttgatttttttttttgtttggcccatgtcccatccgctaacatggagcAGGCGGGGCTTATGGCCTACACTGCAggcagccaccagggggcgatcgcgagatgttttggcttcacttttggggagctgtcatgtcgtccatctttatatacagtctatggcgcacacgcacacaaatatatatgttCAGATTGTAAACAACGGGCCCAACCGCCACTATATTGACAGGAACTGCAGATGGAAATAAGCTGGTAGCTAAATCTGGTACAAAACGTCTCTTCTCCTTGTGCGAGGTTAATGTTTTGTGAAAGACGCtactgtgttgcattatgggaattgtaggattcAGCGGTTTTGAAGCTCGACTCGGAAGCCCCTTTTAATATTCACTTGACTTTAGTGTGGCAGTTTCTCCATTTTGTCTATTTCATATTAGGCAACATGTGGTGCTGTGATGAATTGCTATGATGTCGAGTGCATCAGTCAGATCTTATATATAAAAAGGAGCATGTTGCTGTTTGTACCTGGCCAAAGCAGATCCCAGGACAAAGGCAGAGCTTTCCTGTAATCTGAAGTCAGAGCTGTTCAGACCCTCTAGCATCAACTGGAGACCCCCCATTGAACACAGGGTCTGAGCATTATccacctaacacacacacacacacacacaggcaaagtTAGAGACTTGAATCTCAGAACACATCTGTAAGCTAACATCTTCAGAGCAGAGATGTACCTGATGCACCAGATactccagctccagcaggatGCT
It encodes:
- the sil1 gene encoding nucleotide exchange factor SIL1, whose amino-acid sequence is MRLLSCSTLAFLLWLHCCHIASIVGQKSDSALTVVENTEGGGEEEEEVTVYDDEGDLEVVQPTEEWQTLKAGQAVPAGSHVRLNLQTSQREVRLGEEQLKYWTQEHREKEETQSSFSPDELKRAMKKIKEDLKPDSAASKFRPLEELKRDMAQLELLVETDVQVMRRLLTQFNSSNSTTERRLSILLELEYLVHQVDNAQTLCSMGGLQLMLEGLNSSDFRLQESSAFVLGSALASNPVVQVKAVESGALQMLLTTLATAQPLRVKKKVLFAVASLLRHFPYAQRHFLSHGGLQVLSELFRADGGGVLRTRIVTMLYDMISEKELISQTGLDPVLDASHAERVRQYSKVSLQGVLLEKGWCSLVPQLLESTEHDYREKALRALLAMAPVCLDQYRSDSSLLGSLLSLRDQYQEMVQSEMILGDENSYFAEIVELIDALQVKIK